A genome region from Maridesulfovibrio salexigens DSM 2638 includes the following:
- a CDS encoding aldehyde dehydrogenase family protein, protein MIVDNDLLSIQQARILAENAHEAQKELATFPQEKLDEIVEHIADAVEEHAEELAIMSHEETDGGKWQDKLVKNRFVCNQVRKELRGMRCVGVIKEDSQKKITDIGVPVGVIAALCPVTGPVSTTVYNTLIAIKSGNGVIFSPHPGAVKSIGRVLDIMIKAGESCGLPEGCLSYLETVTKSGTCELMNHRNVSLVMVTGVPGMIQYAQKTGKPVIYGGTGNGPAFIERTADIGQAVKDIIASKTFDNGIAPSAEQSIVVDSCVAENVRQSLNSCGAYFMSESEAEALAELFIAPDGQRRKGMAGQSAQVLARRAGFTIPENTTVLVAERKYVSDTDPYYREFLSPVLALYVEDDWMHACEKCIELLLHERNAHTLVIHSADEDVILQFALKKPVGRLLVNTPAAFGGMGATTNLFPSMTLGSSSAGFGITSDNVSPMNLIYIRKVGCGVRRAEEVLGQSGQAGGQYKVKDNDSNMVQVIQQILQKAIEAIDDPADR, encoded by the coding sequence ATGATTGTTGATAACGATTTGCTCTCCATCCAGCAGGCCAGAATTCTGGCAGAGAATGCCCACGAGGCACAGAAAGAGCTGGCAACCTTTCCGCAGGAAAAGCTTGATGAAATCGTCGAGCATATTGCGGATGCGGTTGAGGAGCATGCCGAAGAGCTTGCGATCATGTCTCATGAAGAGACTGACGGCGGCAAATGGCAGGATAAGCTGGTCAAGAACCGCTTCGTCTGTAATCAGGTCCGTAAGGAATTGCGCGGTATGCGCTGTGTGGGGGTTATCAAAGAGGACTCCCAGAAAAAGATTACTGACATCGGTGTTCCTGTCGGAGTTATCGCAGCTCTCTGTCCAGTGACTGGGCCGGTTTCAACCACGGTCTATAATACCCTGATTGCAATCAAATCTGGAAACGGTGTTATTTTTTCCCCCCATCCCGGTGCTGTGAAAAGTATCGGCCGGGTTCTGGATATTATGATCAAGGCCGGAGAATCCTGCGGTCTTCCTGAAGGCTGTCTTTCCTATCTGGAAACAGTCACCAAAAGCGGAACCTGTGAACTTATGAATCACAGAAATGTTTCGCTGGTCATGGTTACCGGAGTTCCCGGGATGATTCAGTATGCCCAGAAAACAGGCAAACCGGTCATTTACGGGGGAACCGGCAACGGTCCGGCATTTATCGAACGTACTGCCGACATTGGGCAGGCAGTTAAAGATATCATTGCCAGCAAGACTTTTGATAACGGGATTGCTCCCTCAGCGGAGCAATCCATCGTTGTCGATTCCTGTGTTGCCGAGAACGTGCGCCAGTCCCTTAATTCTTGCGGGGCATACTTCATGTCCGAGAGTGAGGCCGAAGCTCTGGCCGAACTGTTCATCGCGCCCGATGGACAGCGCAGGAAAGGCATGGCTGGACAGTCCGCACAGGTGCTTGCCCGTAGAGCCGGGTTCACCATTCCCGAAAATACCACCGTTCTGGTGGCGGAACGCAAATATGTTTCCGACACCGACCCCTACTACAGAGAATTTCTTTCCCCTGTACTGGCCCTTTATGTGGAAGACGATTGGATGCACGCATGTGAAAAGTGCATCGAGTTGCTGCTTCATGAAAGGAACGCACACACTCTGGTTATTCACTCCGCAGATGAGGATGTGATTCTCCAGTTCGCTCTGAAGAAGCCTGTTGGCCGACTTCTGGTCAACACTCCGGCTGCTTTCGGTGGCATGGGTGCTACTACCAATCTGTTCCCCTCAATGACTCTGGGCAGTTCTTCTGCCGGATTCGGAATCACTTCCGACAACGTTTCTCCCATGAACCTTATCTACATCAGGAAGGTTGGTTGCGGTGTGAGACGTGCTGAAGAGGTGCTGGGACAGTCCGGTCAGGCAGGCGGTCAATATAAAGTTAAAGATAACGATTCCAATATGGTGCAGGTGATTCAACAGATCCTGCAAAAGGCCATTGAAGCCATAGATGATCCTGCGGATCGCTAA
- the cutC gene encoding choline trimethylamine-lyase, whose amino-acid sequence MDLQSFSNKLAEATKNLTDTERASLKKIFEGVSAEVFKEKAEQPAAAVSCTETKGIPNGPTDRHVKLKENFLKQVPSVSVESARVMTEMAKANPGLPPAILRGKSFRASCEQAPLVIQDHELIVGNPTGAPRRGSFSPEIAWRWMKDELETIGSRPQDPFYISEEDKKYMKEELFPFWADKSIDEYCEAQYREAGLWELSGESYVSDCSYHAVNGGGDSNPGYDVILMKKGMLDIKAEAEAHLEELDYENPEDIDKIYFYKSVIDTAEGVMIYAKRLSEYAAQKAAQETDPKRKAELLKISEVNARVPAHKPETFWEAIQAVWTVESLLVVEENQTGMSIGRVDQYMYPYFKADLEAGRLTEYEAFDLAGCMLIKMSEMMWITSEDASKFFAGYQPFVNMCVGGVTREGYDATNDLTYLLMDAVRHVKIYQPSLATRVHNKSPHAYLKKIVEVIRSGMGFPAVHFDDAHIKMMLAKGVSMEDARDYCLMGCVEPQKAGRLYQWTSTAYTQWPICIELVMNHGVPLWYGKQVCPDFGPLENYDTYEKFEAAVKEMIKYITKWTSVATVISQRVHRDHAPKPLMSLMYEGTMESGLDVASGGAMYNFGPGVVWSGLATYADSMAAIKKLVYDDKKYTLAQMNEALVAEFKGYDQIKADCLAAPKYGNDDDYADMIAADLVHFTETEHRKYKTLYSVLSHGTLSISNNTPFGQLLGASANGRDAWMPLSDGISPTQGADYKGPTAVIKSVSKMANDLMNIGMVHNFKIMSGLLDTPEGENSIITLLRTASALGNGEMQFNYLDNATLLDAQKHPEKYRDLVVRVAGYSAFFVELCKDVQDEIISRTMMNEI is encoded by the coding sequence GTGGATCTTCAAAGTTTTTCCAACAAGCTTGCTGAAGCTACCAAAAACCTTACCGATACCGAACGGGCATCGCTGAAGAAAATTTTCGAAGGCGTATCCGCAGAGGTATTCAAAGAGAAGGCAGAACAGCCTGCAGCCGCAGTCTCCTGCACTGAGACCAAGGGTATCCCCAATGGTCCTACCGATCGTCACGTTAAACTGAAAGAGAACTTCCTCAAGCAGGTTCCTTCTGTCAGCGTTGAGTCCGCTCGCGTGATGACTGAAATGGCTAAAGCAAACCCCGGTCTTCCTCCGGCAATCCTGCGCGGTAAAAGCTTCCGTGCAAGCTGCGAGCAGGCTCCCCTGGTAATTCAGGATCACGAACTCATCGTAGGTAACCCCACCGGTGCACCTCGTCGCGGTTCTTTCTCTCCTGAAATCGCATGGCGCTGGATGAAAGACGAACTGGAAACCATCGGCTCCCGTCCTCAGGACCCCTTCTACATTTCTGAAGAAGACAAGAAATACATGAAGGAAGAGCTCTTCCCCTTCTGGGCAGACAAGTCCATCGACGAATACTGCGAAGCTCAGTATCGCGAAGCTGGTCTCTGGGAACTCTCCGGTGAATCCTATGTTTCCGACTGCTCTTACCACGCTGTAAACGGTGGTGGTGACTCCAACCCCGGTTACGATGTCATCCTGATGAAAAAAGGCATGCTCGACATCAAAGCCGAAGCGGAAGCACACCTCGAGGAACTCGACTACGAGAACCCCGAAGATATCGATAAAATTTACTTCTACAAGTCCGTAATCGACACTGCAGAAGGTGTAATGATCTACGCCAAGCGCCTGTCCGAATACGCAGCACAGAAAGCCGCTCAGGAAACCGATCCTAAGCGTAAGGCTGAACTGCTCAAGATTTCTGAAGTTAACGCTCGCGTACCTGCTCACAAGCCCGAAACCTTCTGGGAAGCTATTCAGGCAGTATGGACTGTTGAGTCCCTGCTGGTTGTTGAAGAAAACCAGACCGGTATGTCCATCGGCCGTGTTGACCAGTACATGTACCCCTACTTCAAGGCTGACCTCGAAGCAGGCCGCCTGACTGAGTATGAAGCTTTCGACCTCGCCGGTTGTATGCTCATCAAGATGTCCGAAATGATGTGGATCACCAGTGAAGATGCATCCAAGTTCTTCGCCGGTTACCAGCCTTTCGTAAACATGTGCGTAGGTGGTGTTACCCGCGAAGGTTACGATGCAACCAACGACCTGACCTACCTGCTCATGGATGCAGTACGTCACGTTAAGATCTACCAGCCTTCTCTGGCTACCCGTGTTCACAACAAATCTCCTCACGCGTACCTGAAGAAGATTGTTGAAGTTATCCGCTCCGGTATGGGCTTCCCCGCAGTTCACTTTGACGATGCTCACATCAAGATGATGCTCGCTAAAGGTGTATCCATGGAAGATGCTCGTGACTACTGCCTGATGGGTTGTGTTGAACCCCAGAAAGCAGGTCGTCTCTACCAGTGGACTTCTACCGCTTACACCCAGTGGCCTATCTGCATCGAGCTGGTCATGAACCACGGTGTGCCCCTCTGGTACGGCAAACAGGTTTGCCCGGACTTTGGTCCTCTGGAAAATTACGACACCTACGAGAAATTCGAAGCTGCCGTTAAGGAAATGATCAAGTACATTACCAAATGGACCAGCGTTGCAACCGTTATTTCCCAGCGCGTTCATAGGGATCATGCTCCTAAACCCCTCATGTCCCTTATGTACGAAGGCACCATGGAGTCCGGTCTTGACGTAGCCTCCGGCGGCGCCATGTACAACTTCGGTCCCGGCGTTGTCTGGTCCGGTCTCGCCACATACGCCGACTCCATGGCCGCCATTAAAAAGCTGGTTTACGATGACAAGAAGTACACCCTCGCTCAGATGAACGAAGCTCTCGTTGCTGAATTCAAGGGTTACGACCAGATCAAGGCTGACTGCCTTGCAGCACCCAAGTACGGCAACGACGATGACTACGCCGACATGATCGCTGCTGATCTCGTTCACTTCACCGAAACTGAGCACCGCAAGTACAAGACCCTGTACTCCGTACTCAGCCACGGTACCCTGTCCATCTCCAACAACACCCCGTTCGGTCAGCTCCTCGGCGCTTCCGCCAACGGTCGTGACGCATGGATGCCTCTTTCCGATGGTATCAGCCCGACCCAGGGTGCGGACTACAAAGGACCCACCGCGGTTATCAAGTCCGTTTCCAAGATGGCTAACGATCTGATGAACATCGGTATGGTTCACAACTTCAAGATCATGTCCGGACTGCTCGACACTCCCGAAGGTGAAAACTCCATCATTACCCTGCTGCGTACTGCAAGTGCTCTGGGTAACGGTGAAATGCAGTTCAACTACCTTGATAACGCAACTCTTCTCGATGCTCAGAAGCACCCCGAGAAGTACCGTGACCTCGTTGTACGCGTAGCTGGTTACTCTGCATTCTTCGTAGAGCTCTGCAAAGACGTACAGGATGAGATCATCAGCCGTACCATGATGAATGAGATCTAA
- the cutD gene encoding choline TMA-lyase-activating enzyme, with product MIERKAQIFNVQKYNMHDGPGVRTLVFFQGCPLRCEWCSNPEGQYKKFQVLFKKDQCINCGACVSVCPAGVHKIAAAGKHFIDRDAECIGCRKCEHACLQSALAIVGETKTISELVEIIEEDRPFYETSGGGVTLGGGEVLSQPVAAASLLQTCKQRGINTAIETCGYARPEVIEKVAPFVDLFLFDVKHMNSERHREITGVRNEMILQNLIWLLDNRYNVKIRMPMLKGVNDGEEEILQLVELLKPYKDLKNFKGVDLLPYHKMGVNKYTQLGWEYPVEGDPKLSNADLERIEQAITKYNFPVSVVRH from the coding sequence GTGATTGAAAGAAAAGCACAGATATTCAACGTACAGAAATACAATATGCACGACGGTCCGGGAGTGAGAACTCTCGTATTCTTCCAGGGTTGCCCCCTGCGCTGTGAATGGTGCTCGAATCCCGAGGGACAGTATAAAAAATTCCAGGTCCTTTTCAAAAAGGATCAGTGTATAAATTGCGGAGCCTGTGTCTCCGTCTGTCCCGCAGGCGTGCACAAGATTGCCGCCGCAGGAAAACATTTCATCGACCGCGATGCTGAGTGTATCGGCTGCCGCAAATGTGAGCACGCCTGTCTGCAATCTGCACTGGCAATCGTTGGCGAAACAAAGACCATTTCCGAACTGGTCGAGATCATCGAAGAAGACCGCCCGTTTTATGAAACTTCCGGCGGCGGCGTAACTCTCGGCGGCGGTGAAGTCCTGTCCCAGCCTGTAGCTGCGGCAAGCCTTCTCCAGACCTGTAAGCAGCGCGGTATCAATACAGCCATTGAAACCTGTGGCTATGCCCGTCCTGAAGTAATTGAGAAGGTTGCACCTTTCGTGGATCTCTTTCTCTTTGACGTCAAACATATGAATTCCGAACGCCACCGTGAAATTACCGGTGTGCGTAATGAGATGATCCTCCAGAACCTGATCTGGCTTCTTGATAACAGATACAACGTCAAGATCAGGATGCCCATGCTCAAGGGTGTTAACGACGGCGAAGAAGAAATCCTTCAGCTGGTTGAGCTGCTTAAGCCTTATAAGGATCTCAAAAATTTCAAAGGGGTGGACCTGCTTCCCTACCACAAGATGGGTGTGAACAAATACACTCAGCTCGGCTGGGAATACCCGGTGGAAGGTGACCCCAAACTGAGCAATGCCGATCTTGAACGCATTGAGCAGGCTATCACCAAATACAATTTTCCGGTCTCAGTGGTCAGACACTAG
- a CDS encoding BMC domain-containing protein, translating to MDALGFIETKGLLAAIEGADAMLKAAAVTLLEKNISGGGLVTISVSGEVSAVQASVEAGTAAISRIEGAELVSHHVIARPYDDISKIIATSAPVAAAKEISREVAQSPASAEGQAQPAPAEEKVEVEEAPKTEPEVLKEEIEAPAVQESAPKTEEVAPKTPKAKEAAPQFKPAELRKMKISKVRQIARSLEGISLTNEEVKKATKKTLIDAIINVTRQIEE from the coding sequence ATGGATGCACTTGGATTCATTGAAACAAAAGGGCTGCTGGCTGCCATTGAAGGCGCTGATGCCATGCTCAAAGCCGCTGCAGTGACCCTGCTGGAAAAGAATATTTCCGGCGGCGGGCTGGTGACCATCAGTGTCAGCGGTGAAGTCTCTGCGGTACAGGCTTCTGTTGAAGCAGGCACTGCCGCCATCAGCCGTATCGAAGGCGCGGAGCTGGTTTCACATCATGTGATTGCTCGTCCTTATGATGACATCAGCAAGATTATCGCAACCAGCGCTCCGGTTGCGGCAGCAAAAGAAATTTCACGGGAAGTAGCACAATCTCCCGCTTCTGCGGAAGGGCAGGCTCAGCCTGCTCCCGCGGAAGAGAAAGTCGAAGTAGAAGAAGCTCCGAAAACAGAACCTGAGGTTCTGAAAGAGGAAATCGAAGCTCCGGCAGTGCAGGAGTCCGCACCGAAGACTGAGGAAGTTGCCCCTAAAACCCCCAAGGCAAAGGAAGCAGCCCCGCAGTTCAAGCCCGCGGAACTCAGGAAAATGAAAATCAGTAAGGTTCGGCAGATTGCCAGAAGCTTGGAAGGTATTTCCCTGACCAACGAAGAGGTCAAAAAAGCCACCAAGAAAACCCTTATTGACGCGATTATAAATGTTACCAGGCAGATAGAGGAGTAA
- a CDS encoding acetaldehyde dehydrogenase (acetylating) translates to MVDKDLLSIQEARSLVRAAKKAQAELAEMGQEKVDAIVKAISEAAYAQAESLAALAVEETGFGKVQDKKTKNILASKNLFEAIKDMKTIGVLCDDKEKKVVEIAVPMGVIAGIIPSTNPTSTTIYKSMISLKSGNAIVFTPHPSAKKCIGKTVEMIRSVLHDCGVCEDLVSVMSIPTIQGSGELMKVADLILATGGPGMVKAAYSSGTPALGVGAGNVPSYIERSADIKDAVTKIFASKTFDNGTVCASEQSIITESCICEQVKAEVIAQGGYFLYGEDLTKVKAVMERGNGSMNPAIVGRDACYIAKLAGISVPAGTRLLVSDEKGVGAKYPFSKEKLTALLGFYVVEDWKGACEMCHALLENGGIGHSLSIHSKNEEVIREFGMKKPVSRMLVNTPSTHGAVGLSTSLFPSFTLGCGTVGGSSTSDNVTPLNLMNVRRLAYDLGNTCCESAPAAQASGTDSIDVQAITSMIVEQLKQMV, encoded by the coding sequence ATGGTAGACAAGGATTTATTGTCCATTCAAGAAGCCCGTTCACTGGTTCGTGCCGCTAAGAAAGCTCAGGCAGAGCTGGCGGAAATGGGTCAGGAAAAGGTTGACGCGATTGTAAAGGCTATTTCCGAAGCAGCATACGCACAGGCGGAATCCCTTGCAGCGCTTGCTGTTGAAGAGACCGGTTTCGGTAAGGTTCAAGACAAGAAAACCAAGAACATTCTTGCAAGTAAAAACCTTTTCGAAGCAATCAAGGATATGAAAACTATCGGTGTGCTTTGCGACGACAAGGAAAAGAAGGTTGTCGAGATCGCCGTACCCATGGGTGTTATCGCAGGGATCATCCCCTCCACCAACCCCACGTCTACGACTATCTACAAGTCCATGATCTCCCTGAAGTCCGGGAACGCCATTGTTTTCACCCCGCACCCCAGCGCAAAGAAATGCATTGGTAAAACCGTTGAGATGATCCGTTCCGTACTCCACGACTGCGGCGTATGTGAAGATCTGGTCAGCGTAATGAGCATTCCTACCATTCAGGGTAGCGGCGAGCTCATGAAAGTTGCCGACCTCATTCTCGCGACCGGTGGTCCGGGCATGGTCAAGGCTGCGTACAGCTCCGGTACCCCCGCTCTCGGTGTAGGTGCTGGTAACGTACCTTCCTACATTGAAAGATCCGCAGACATCAAAGATGCGGTCACCAAGATTTTTGCAAGTAAGACCTTTGATAACGGTACTGTCTGCGCATCTGAACAGTCCATCATCACTGAGTCCTGCATTTGTGAGCAGGTTAAAGCTGAAGTTATCGCTCAGGGTGGTTACTTCCTCTACGGCGAAGACCTGACCAAGGTTAAAGCGGTTATGGAACGCGGCAACGGTTCCATGAACCCCGCAATCGTAGGCCGCGATGCCTGCTACATTGCAAAGCTGGCCGGAATTTCCGTGCCCGCAGGAACCCGCCTGCTCGTTTCTGACGAAAAAGGTGTTGGCGCAAAGTATCCTTTCTCCAAGGAAAAACTTACCGCGCTGCTCGGTTTCTACGTTGTTGAAGATTGGAAAGGTGCTTGCGAGATGTGTCACGCACTGCTGGAAAACGGCGGTATCGGTCACTCCCTGTCCATCCACTCCAAGAATGAAGAAGTTATCCGTGAATTCGGTATGAAGAAGCCTGTTTCCAGAATGCTGGTTAACACCCCGTCCACTCACGGTGCTGTGGGCCTCTCTACCTCTCTCTTCCCCTCCTTTACCCTTGGTTGCGGTACTGTAGGCGGAAGCTCCACTTCCGATAACGTAACTCCGCTCAACCTGATGAACGTGAGAAGACTTGCTTACGATCTCGGTAACACCTGCTGCGAATCCGCTCCTGCGGCTCAGGCATCCGGTACCGATTCCATCGATGTTCAGGCAATCACTTCCATGATCGTAGAGCAGCTTAAGCAGATGGTATAG
- the eutM gene encoding ethanolamine utilization microcompartment protein EutM: protein MSSLNALGMIETKGLVGAVEAADAMVKAANVTLVGKTQVGGGLVTVMVRGDVGAVKAATDAGAAAAQNVGELISVHVIPRPHGEVEIILPKAEG, encoded by the coding sequence ATGTCCTCATTGAACGCACTGGGTATGATTGAAACCAAAGGTCTCGTTGGCGCAGTAGAAGCAGCTGACGCAATGGTAAAAGCAGCAAACGTAACTCTGGTCGGTAAGACTCAGGTTGGCGGCGGTCTCGTAACCGTTATGGTTCGTGGCGATGTTGGTGCTGTTAAAGCAGCAACCGACGCTGGCGCAGCTGCTGCACAGAACGTTGGTGAACTCATCAGCGTACACGTTATCCCCCGCCCCCACGGCGAAGTTGAAATCATCCTTCCTAAAGCTGAAGGTTAA
- a CDS encoding phosphate propanoyltransferase — protein sequence MNEQAINNIMEGVIKGVIEQLKTEAPRVSVSTGACEPIPVELSARHVHLSEQDALELFGKPLTPVRELSQPGQYLCEERVRLIGPKGVMDNVAVLGPARSASQVEISNTEARTLGIKAPVRQSGDVAGTPGIILASQTGIVGLEEGVIVAARHIHMSPEDSDKFGVKDNDRVSVRLESDRPVILEDVVCRVHPEFKLAMHIDPDEGNSAGWNKSVTGKIVR from the coding sequence ATGAACGAACAAGCCATCAATAATATCATGGAAGGGGTCATCAAAGGCGTAATCGAGCAGTTGAAGACCGAAGCTCCGCGTGTTTCCGTATCTACCGGTGCATGCGAACCCATTCCCGTAGAACTTTCCGCCCGCCACGTTCACCTCAGCGAGCAGGACGCCCTTGAGCTTTTCGGTAAACCTCTGACCCCGGTTCGTGAACTTTCCCAGCCCGGTCAGTACCTCTGTGAAGAGCGCGTACGTCTCATCGGCCCCAAAGGTGTCATGGACAACGTCGCTGTACTTGGACCTGCACGTTCCGCTTCACAGGTAGAAATTTCCAATACTGAAGCGCGTACCCTCGGTATCAAAGCTCCGGTTCGCCAGTCCGGTGATGTTGCCGGTACCCCCGGTATCATCCTCGCTTCTCAGACCGGAATTGTCGGTCTCGAAGAAGGCGTTATCGTGGCAGCTCGTCATATTCACATGTCTCCTGAAGACAGTGACAAGTTCGGCGTGAAAGATAACGACCGCGTAAGCGTACGTCTCGAAAGCGATCGCCCGGTTATTCTTGAAGACGTGGTTTGCCGCGTTCACCCCGAGTTCAAGCTGGCTATGCACATCGATCCCGATGAAGGCAACAGCGCAGGCTGGAACAAGTCTGTAACCGGTAAGATTGTAAGATAG
- the eutJ gene encoding ethanolamine utilization protein EutJ, which translates to MDFSAIDQQISDLESCIENTVPVSPDEELLVGVDLGTAYIVVVVLNSKKQPVACAMEFARVIKDGLVVDYMGATRITRKLVGELEERLGRKLERAAIAVPPGTGKKDCSTHQYVVEGAGLEVTAILDEPTAANAVLGLENGVIVDIGGGTTGLSVLEDGKVVYVADEPTGGTHVTLVLSGSFKVCFEEAEDLKKVKERQDEILPVVRPVIQKMGTIVKAHIKDRDISAIYLVGGTCCLKDMEKVVEKEVGIPVYKPANPFLVTPLGIALNC; encoded by the coding sequence ATGGATTTTTCAGCAATTGACCAGCAGATCAGCGACCTTGAGAGCTGCATTGAGAACACCGTTCCTGTCAGTCCTGACGAAGAACTTCTGGTGGGTGTGGACCTCGGTACTGCGTATATCGTGGTAGTGGTCCTGAACAGCAAGAAGCAACCTGTGGCTTGTGCCATGGAATTCGCCCGGGTCATCAAGGACGGTCTGGTTGTTGATTACATGGGCGCTACCCGCATCACCCGTAAGCTGGTGGGCGAGCTTGAAGAAAGATTGGGTCGCAAGCTGGAGCGCGCTGCCATCGCAGTTCCTCCGGGAACAGGTAAGAAGGACTGCTCTACTCATCAGTATGTGGTGGAAGGAGCAGGACTTGAAGTCACTGCCATTCTGGACGAGCCCACAGCAGCCAACGCAGTGCTCGGACTTGAAAACGGCGTCATCGTTGATATCGGAGGCGGCACTACCGGTCTCTCCGTACTGGAAGATGGCAAAGTTGTTTACGTAGCTGACGAACCCACCGGCGGAACCCATGTGACTCTGGTTCTGTCCGGCAGCTTCAAGGTCTGCTTTGAAGAAGCTGAAGACCTTAAGAAGGTCAAGGAACGTCAGGATGAGATCCTACCTGTCGTTCGTCCGGTGATCCAGAAAATGGGCACCATCGTTAAAGCTCACATTAAGGATCGCGATATTTCAGCCATATACCTTGTCGGCGGTACCTGCTGCCTCAAGGATATGGAAAAAGTGGTGGAAAAAGAAGTGGGTATCCCGGTCTACAAACCGGCCAACCCGTTTCTCGTAACCCCGCTGGGCATCGCCCTGAATTGTTAA
- a CDS encoding EutN/CcmL family microcompartment protein, which yields MIICKVVGNVWATRKKDELSGEKLMVVQRLDIEEKGSDEVFVAVDCVGAGIGEQVLVTTGSSARMALRNHEAPVDASIVAIIDEVQAQV from the coding sequence ATGATCATCTGTAAAGTTGTCGGCAATGTTTGGGCCACCCGCAAAAAGGATGAATTGAGCGGGGAGAAGCTGATGGTTGTTCAGCGGCTCGATATCGAAGAAAAGGGCAGCGATGAAGTTTTCGTCGCAGTTGACTGCGTTGGTGCGGGCATCGGTGAGCAGGTTCTGGTAACTACCGGAAGTTCTGCTCGCATGGCTCTGCGTAACCATGAAGCTCCGGTTGATGCATCCATCGTGGCTATCATCGATGAAGTGCAGGCACAGGTCTAA
- a CDS encoding BMC domain-containing protein: MDTLGIVEVFSIAAGVRIADAMMKAADVELVRASTICSGRYLIFVSGERSAVSASVDAADADQGKVKASFVISSLSPEVAAVLKSPVALADVQSIGVIECRNVSTGVMAADVAVKRSGIELARFVAGQGINGKSYFVMSGDVAAVQEAADAASAALGNNLVEAVVIPGPDASVVKALVRGTR, translated from the coding sequence ATGGATACGCTGGGTATAGTTGAAGTTTTCAGCATCGCTGCCGGAGTGCGCATAGCAGATGCAATGATGAAAGCTGCGGACGTGGAACTTGTCCGCGCTTCTACTATTTGCTCCGGCAGGTATCTGATTTTTGTTTCCGGTGAACGCTCTGCTGTTTCTGCAAGTGTTGATGCTGCGGACGCTGACCAAGGTAAGGTCAAGGCCAGCTTTGTTATTTCCAGCCTTTCACCGGAAGTGGCTGCAGTGCTGAAAAGCCCTGTAGCTCTTGCTGATGTCCAGTCCATTGGAGTCATCGAGTGCCGCAACGTTTCCACCGGCGTAATGGCAGCGGATGTGGCGGTTAAGCGTTCCGGTATCGAGCTGGCCCGTTTTGTCGCAGGGCAGGGCATTAACGGCAAATCATATTTCGTTATGAGTGGCGATGTTGCTGCGGTTCAGGAAGCCGCAGATGCAGCATCCGCCGCTTTGGGCAACAATCTTGTTGAGGCGGTCGTCATCCCCGGACCCGACGCCTCGGTCGTAAAGGCCTTAGTAAGGGGAACGAGGTAA
- a CDS encoding BMC domain-containing protein, translating into MSSLNALGMVETRGLVGSVEAADAMVKAANVTLVGREQVGGGLVTVMVRGDVGAVKAAVDAGAAAAERVGELRSVHVIPRPHSEVEVILPKCAVK; encoded by the coding sequence ATGTCATCTCTCAACGCTCTCGGAATGGTAGAAACCAGAGGCCTCGTCGGTTCTGTAGAAGCAGCCGATGCTATGGTTAAAGCAGCAAACGTAACTCTCGTTGGCCGTGAACAGGTCGGCGGCGGTCTCGTAACCGTAATGGTTCGCGGTGACGTTGGTGCTGTTAAAGCAGCAGTAGATGCTGGTGCAGCAGCTGCTGAACGCGTAGGTGAACTGCGCAGCGTACACGTGATACCCCGTCCTCACAGCGAAGTGGAAGTTATTCTTCCCAAATGCGCTGTAAAGTAA